From a region of the Methanolobus tindarius DSM 2278 genome:
- a CDS encoding chloride channel protein produces the protein MDDKTAFQKFKQNTIQWLHTESLISNSLAVIIGVLTGLAIVFYDTLLDFSHNSFFGTVSHTSRYFIILLPAIGGLLVGILAHFFINTRRYDIEEIIEATALRGGKMSPRNALLEVLASIISIGSGGSAGKEAPVVLAGSGIGAGLANLLKIHGNRVKILIGCGASSSIAAAYNAPLAGVVFVVEVILGELEASSFIPIVVSAVFATIVSSLVFGVENIGVASYEFVNPLHEFMLYLLLGIIAGLTSALLMRALFGTHKAFDSLQIHPVIKPAVGGLFVGLIGYFYPQVFGVGYDVITDALNGNLTLQLMFLLIFLKIIAFSFTMGSGGSGGSIVPALFVGAMMGGSYGSIVHGLFPDVTAESGAYALVGMGAVFAGTSRAPLASILILFELTRDYNMILPIMLACVVSNVISSSINSESIFTEGLHRRGFTIRKGREVDIMEALLVKDAMKHNVQTVSENKNVGALIALMQSSRHAGFPVLDSNGQLSGIVTLKDVRDKVGHDELEKTITEICTKDVAVAYQDETLNTVLKRLAAKDIGRLPVVSRSDSNKLLGIITRSDIVKLYDKKILDKVQRLQKMNPEQ, from the coding sequence TTGGATGATAAAACAGCCTTCCAAAAATTCAAGCAAAACACGATCCAATGGCTACACACAGAGTCACTGATCTCTAACTCACTTGCAGTTATCATCGGAGTACTGACAGGACTTGCCATAGTATTCTATGATACTTTATTGGATTTCAGTCATAACTCATTTTTTGGAACTGTATCTCACACATCAAGATATTTCATAATACTCCTGCCTGCAATAGGTGGACTTCTTGTAGGCATCCTTGCCCACTTTTTTATCAACACCAGGCGGTATGACATTGAAGAAATTATTGAAGCAACCGCCTTGCGTGGTGGTAAAATGTCTCCTCGCAATGCTCTTCTCGAAGTCCTTGCATCAATCATATCCATAGGATCAGGTGGCTCAGCCGGAAAAGAAGCACCTGTCGTCCTTGCAGGATCAGGAATTGGAGCTGGTCTTGCCAATTTACTGAAAATTCACGGAAACAGAGTAAAGATACTGATAGGATGTGGAGCTTCAAGTAGTATTGCCGCAGCATACAACGCACCCCTTGCAGGTGTGGTTTTTGTTGTAGAAGTTATTCTTGGAGAACTGGAAGCCAGCAGTTTCATACCCATTGTCGTGTCAGCAGTTTTTGCAACAATTGTTTCAAGTCTTGTGTTTGGTGTGGAAAACATAGGAGTTGCCTCTTATGAATTCGTTAATCCACTTCATGAATTCATGCTCTATCTCCTTTTAGGAATTATTGCAGGACTAACATCTGCATTGCTTATGCGTGCTCTTTTTGGTACACACAAAGCCTTTGACTCCCTGCAGATCCATCCAGTGATAAAGCCTGCAGTAGGCGGACTTTTTGTTGGATTAATCGGATATTTTTACCCTCAGGTTTTTGGTGTCGGTTATGATGTAATAACTGATGCCCTCAATGGGAATCTCACATTGCAGTTGATGTTTTTACTGATATTTTTGAAAATAATCGCATTCTCATTCACCATGGGTTCCGGCGGCTCCGGTGGTTCTATTGTACCAGCACTTTTTGTAGGAGCAATGATGGGAGGAAGCTACGGATCAATAGTTCATGGACTGTTCCCTGATGTTACAGCAGAATCAGGTGCATACGCTCTTGTTGGAATGGGAGCAGTATTTGCAGGAACAAGCAGAGCACCTCTTGCATCCATTCTCATCCTATTCGAACTGACAAGAGATTATAATATGATACTCCCTATTATGCTGGCATGTGTTGTCAGTAACGTCATTTCCAGTTCCATAAATTCAGAATCCATTTTTACAGAAGGACTTCACCGCAGAGGATTTACTATCCGCAAAGGCAGGGAAGTTGATATTATGGAAGCACTTCTTGTCAAGGATGCAATGAAACATAATGTTCAAACCGTATCCGAAAACAAGAATGTAGGTGCACTTATTGCACTTATGCAGTCAAGCAGGCATGCAGGTTTCCCGGTACTTGACTCCAACGGTCAGCTTTCAGGTATTGTAACTCTCAAGGATGTCAGGGACAAAGTAGGCCATGACGAACTTGAAAAAACCATCACAGAAATATGTACCAAAGATGTGGCGGTAGCCTATCAGGATGAAACACTGAATACTGTACTAAAACGTCTTGCTGCAAAAGATATAGGCAGGCTTCCAGTAGTATCCAGATCTGATAGCAACAAACTG
- a CDS encoding Ig-like domain-containing protein produces the protein MKNSKENGVLNYIRVLLAVSIVLSAFNPVLVAGASSVINVSISSDKVIQGDIANVVVSLENCENITGVNMTLVYDQSVVSLKSIGLNETVMAGHSVSYNDLGSGKVSISLSGLDSITTAVTPVVDVAMKGDASGTSSMELQDIEFITTDSSSPSEAVSNGEINVNSAPVLTAIGTQTINETETLTLTLTATDADNDPLTYSKIGIGSLTNNEFSWTPASGENGTYAVNFTVSDGYEEASENVTITVNVNTSPVPGNFAPVFDTIDDINATAGSLVNFTISATDADYDPLTYYNNSILPADAVFYPGNQTFVWIPSSIGTYNLNFGVDDGNGGSDSLDVMITVDNVVVANNPPVLTPIGDQSVNESELLEITLNATDIDEDSLTFTIANMPANATFDTSTGNFSWTPIDGENGTYYVTFGVTDGEDIDTEDVIITVNAEKSPVSDPVYTPANPTNFVSTTGNFWVLHDWDAGNENITDGYNVSYNGTWYNITDSKFNNTIDLKAHSWSNITVYAYNATGSELSDGIDSKVQIPNNPISINDVASSYVIDEGNTLYIDANYTDLDDDSATFDSNDTNIFADIDASGIASWETKRKDIGTHYVKLTVSDGYGSEDSQIVEITVTNVNTAPELAAIGVQSVYEGQELAFTLNGIDDDGDTLVYNVTGLPSGATLDANTGDFSWTPDYDMAGEYTANFSATDGIETVYQEAAITVENTNRAPQFPAFDEINVAENNTMTLDVGATDLDNDTLTYSCNATYGAFYAANHTFTWTPGFDDEGMHYIKFTVADKSTEDIVIVAVNVTNVNRAPIFKAIADQTVGEGNTLSFTVNATDEDGTGLTYTAVNIPSESTFDSGTGDFSWTPDYDKAGNHIANFRVSDGEAVVYQEVAINVTNTNRAPQFPTFETVNASEGVELVLNISAIDPDGDTLSYSNDVNFGAINGTNFEWIPTYNDSGTHYVEFNVSDGSLFNTTVVTIIVGNTNLAPEIDTESIRSYYILDVGETVSFNIIASDADNDTITYNVTGLPESANQSLNSNTGAFSWKPVSVDGDNVFNAVFTVSDGNLSDSVTTTFAVDVLNTPPTLEEIDIQEINETDYLKIELNGSSGDGDSITYNATGLPDGSTFDKINGIFEWTPTYEQSGTYSVTFSVTDGVFTEKEKGVIIVSNVNRAPYFETMPDYVVNETEELSITLNATDLDSEDVNSLEFQSDVAYGYITDNVFTWTPGYTANQTSNGLYEINFTVSDGEFTDKTVVTVTVNDVNAPPVLSAIGSQSVDEGDELTINLTATDVDGDSLTFTIANEPANATFDTSTGNFSWTPIDGEAGTYYVLFGVDDGELNDTENVTITVDSVSSSSSSSSSSSSSGGGGGGGSLSSGEKFENIFIKDYVLKSIVKDTEAVFSFYKENNSIVSVSFTPKLNGGQVKAVVEMLYDTSSQVSSDAPGNVYKNMNIYVDTKLSSDAMGNSKINFKVEKEWIDENEIEISTITLSRYSGGWAELPTELEGEDEDYYYFVATTPGFSPFAISSVDPTLEVTEEASSEVSEENPQDAESMMSTEDATQMELSTETPQEGQSSIVPIVVLLGLIVLTVVGIFGYRNRDYYEKVKLQLGNPDGKRYRRAKK, from the coding sequence ATGAAAAACAGTAAGGAAAACGGGGTATTGAATTATATCAGGGTATTGTTGGCGGTTTCTATAGTTCTGTCAGCATTCAACCCAGTGCTAGTAGCGGGCGCAAGCTCAGTAATCAACGTTTCAATCAGTTCAGACAAGGTCATACAGGGCGATATTGCCAATGTAGTTGTTTCTCTTGAGAATTGTGAGAATATAACCGGAGTAAACATGACTCTGGTATATGATCAGAGTGTAGTTTCTCTGAAAAGTATTGGTCTGAACGAAACGGTCATGGCAGGTCATTCTGTAAGTTACAATGACCTTGGTTCTGGAAAAGTATCTATCAGTCTTAGTGGACTTGATTCCATAACAACAGCTGTCACTCCGGTAGTAGATGTGGCAATGAAGGGAGATGCTAGTGGAACTTCCAGCATGGAATTGCAGGACATAGAGTTCATTACAACTGACAGCAGTTCTCCAAGTGAAGCTGTTAGTAATGGAGAGATTAATGTAAACTCTGCTCCAGTGCTTACAGCTATCGGAACTCAGACTATTAATGAAACTGAAACTCTGACATTGACATTGACTGCAACAGATGCAGATAATGATCCACTTACATACTCAAAGATAGGAATAGGTTCCCTTACAAACAATGAGTTTAGCTGGACTCCGGCCTCAGGTGAGAACGGTACTTACGCAGTAAATTTCACTGTTTCTGATGGTTATGAGGAAGCCTCAGAGAATGTAACTATTACAGTAAATGTAAATACAAGTCCTGTACCTGGCAATTTTGCACCAGTATTTGATACAATTGATGATATCAACGCAACTGCAGGAAGCCTTGTGAACTTCACAATTTCTGCAACAGATGCAGATTATGATCCACTTACATATTATAATAATTCCATATTGCCAGCAGATGCAGTGTTCTACCCAGGCAACCAGACCTTTGTTTGGATTCCTTCTTCTATTGGTACATACAATCTCAATTTTGGTGTAGATGATGGAAACGGTGGTAGCGATTCTCTTGATGTCATGATCACTGTAGATAATGTAGTGGTTGCAAACAATCCTCCTGTTCTTACCCCTATAGGAGACCAGAGTGTTAACGAGTCCGAACTCCTGGAGATAACACTTAATGCAACTGATATCGATGAAGATTCTCTTACATTCACTATCGCAAATATGCCTGCAAATGCTACCTTTGATACCTCCACAGGTAATTTCAGCTGGACTCCAATAGATGGTGAGAATGGAACTTACTATGTAACTTTTGGAGTAACAGATGGTGAGGATATTGACACCGAGGATGTAATAATTACTGTAAACGCAGAAAAATCTCCGGTTTCTGATCCAGTTTATACTCCGGCAAATCCCACTAACTTTGTCAGCACAACCGGCAACTTCTGGGTACTTCATGACTGGGATGCAGGAAATGAAAATATCACTGACGGATACAATGTCAGTTACAATGGAACCTGGTACAATATAACAGATTCAAAGTTCAACAATACAATAGACCTGAAGGCTCATAGCTGGTCAAACATTACAGTTTATGCTTACAATGCTACTGGCTCCGAACTTTCAGATGGAATTGATAGCAAAGTTCAGATTCCAAACAATCCAATAAGCATCAATGATGTTGCTTCCTCTTATGTAATTGATGAAGGCAACACACTGTATATAGATGCAAATTATACTGATCTTGATGATGACAGTGCCACCTTTGATTCAAATGATACCAATATCTTTGCTGATATTGATGCATCAGGCATTGCTAGCTGGGAGACAAAGCGTAAGGATATTGGAACTCATTATGTCAAATTGACAGTATCAGATGGGTACGGTTCTGAAGATTCCCAGATTGTAGAAATTACGGTGACTAATGTAAACACTGCTCCTGAGCTTGCAGCAATTGGTGTACAGTCTGTTTACGAAGGACAGGAACTTGCATTCACACTAAATGGAATAGATGATGATGGAGACACTCTTGTTTACAATGTAACAGGTCTCCCTTCTGGAGCAACACTGGATGCAAATACAGGTGATTTCTCCTGGACTCCGGATTATGACATGGCAGGAGAATACACTGCCAACTTCAGTGCAACTGATGGAATAGAAACAGTCTATCAGGAAGCTGCTATTACAGTAGAAAACACCAACAGAGCTCCACAGTTCCCTGCATTCGATGAAATCAATGTTGCTGAGAACAACACAATGACACTGGATGTAGGAGCAACCGATCTGGACAACGATACCCTTACATATTCATGCAATGCAACTTATGGTGCTTTTTACGCCGCCAATCATACATTTACATGGACACCTGGTTTTGATGATGAAGGAATGCACTATATCAAATTCACAGTGGCAGATAAATCTACAGAAGACATTGTTATCGTGGCTGTTAATGTAACTAATGTTAACAGAGCACCAATATTCAAAGCAATTGCAGACCAGACAGTTGGTGAAGGCAATACTTTGTCTTTCACCGTCAATGCAACAGATGAAGATGGAACTGGTCTTACCTATACTGCAGTAAATATTCCTTCGGAATCAACATTCGATTCCGGCACTGGTGATTTCTCCTGGACTCCTGATTATGATAAGGCAGGAAACCACATTGCCAACTTCAGAGTCTCTGATGGAGAAGCTGTTGTTTATCAGGAAGTCGCAATTAATGTTACTAATACCAACAGGGCACCACAGTTCCCTACATTTGAAACTGTTAATGCATCCGAGGGTGTAGAGCTTGTATTAAACATCAGTGCAATCGACCCTGATGGCGACACTCTCAGTTACTCGAATGATGTCAACTTCGGTGCTATAAACGGTACAAATTTTGAATGGATACCAACTTATAATGATTCAGGCACTCACTATGTAGAGTTCAATGTCTCAGATGGTTCATTGTTCAATACAACTGTTGTAACTATAATTGTAGGTAATACTAACCTTGCTCCAGAAATAGATACTGAGTCTATCAGGTCGTATTATATTCTTGATGTAGGTGAAACTGTATCCTTTAATATAATAGCTTCTGATGCAGACAATGATACAATAACTTACAATGTAACAGGATTGCCAGAAAGTGCAAACCAGAGCCTAAATTCAAATACTGGTGCTTTCAGTTGGAAACCTGTATCTGTTGATGGTGACAATGTATTCAATGCTGTTTTTACAGTATCTGATGGAAATCTTTCAGATTCAGTAACAACAACATTTGCAGTTGATGTACTCAATACTCCGCCAACTCTGGAAGAGATTGATATTCAAGAGATAAATGAAACAGATTATTTGAAGATTGAACTCAACGGTTCCTCAGGTGATGGTGATTCAATTACCTACAACGCAACAGGACTGCCTGATGGTTCAACATTCGATAAAATTAATGGTATCTTTGAATGGACTCCTACTTATGAGCAAAGTGGAACTTACTCTGTAACATTTAGTGTAACAGATGGAGTATTCACTGAAAAAGAAAAGGGAGTTATTATTGTTTCCAACGTGAACAGGGCTCCTTACTTTGAAACAATGCCAGATTATGTTGTTAATGAGACAGAGGAACTTAGTATCACACTTAATGCTACAGACCTTGATTCTGAAGATGTGAATTCTCTTGAATTCCAGTCAGATGTAGCATACGGGTACATAACAGACAATGTTTTTACATGGACTCCTGGCTACACAGCAAATCAGACATCAAATGGTCTCTATGAAATTAACTTTACAGTATCAGATGGTGAGTTCACTGACAAAACAGTTGTAACTGTAACAGTTAATGATGTAAATGCACCACCTGTACTGAGTGCAATAGGCTCTCAAAGTGTGGATGAAGGTGACGAGCTCACAATTAATCTCACAGCAACAGACGTAGATGGTGACAGTCTGACCTTCACAATAGCTAATGAGCCTGCAAATGCTACCTTTGATACATCTACGGGTAACTTCAGCTGGACTCCTATAGATGGAGAGGCAGGAACTTACTATGTGCTGTTTGGTGTAGATGATGGAGAACTTAATGACACTGAAAATGTGACAATAACTGTTGATTCAGTTTCTTCAAGCAGCAGCTCCAGTTCCAGCTCAAGCAGCAGTGGCGGCGGTGGCGGTGGCGGTTCACTGTCCAGTGGAGAGAAGTTTGAGAATATCTTCATCAAGGATTATGTACTCAAATCCATAGTAAAGGATACAGAAGCCGTGTTCTCATTCTATAAAGAGAATAACAGTATCGTTTCTGTAAGCTTTACACCAAAGCTCAACGGTGGTCAGGTTAAGGCTGTAGTTGAGATGCTGTATGACACATCCAGTCAGGTAAGCTCTGATGCACCTGGCAATGTTTACAAGAACATGAACATTTACGTGGATACCAAGCTATCTTCAGATGCAATGGGTAACTCAAAGATCAATTTCAAGGTCGAAAAGGAATGGATTGATGAGAATGAGATTGAAATCTCTACAATTACACTTAGCAGATACTCTGGCGGGTGGGCAGAACTGCCAACCGAACTCGAAGGTGAAGATGAAGATTACTACTATTTTGTAGCCACTACTCCGGGATTCTCTCCATTTGCAATTTCCAGCGTAGATCCCACACTTGAAGTAACAGAAGAAGCTTCTTCAGAAGTTTCAGAGGAAAATCCACAGGATGCAGAGTCAATGATGTCAACAGAAGATGCAACCCAGATGGAGCTTTCAACCGAAACACCTCAGGAAGGCCAGTCTTCAATTGTACCTATAGTTGTTCTGCTGGGTCTGATAGTTCTGACAGTTGTAGGGATATTCGGGTACAGAAACAGGGATTACTACGAGAAGGTGAAGTTGCAGCTAGGAAATCCTGATGGAAAGCGTTACAGACGTGCTAAAAAGTAA
- a CDS encoding PGF-pre-PGF domain-containing protein yields MSNLRNKSICIISLKVLLLLVFITGLLIQGVSAASNSPVLSVIGDHSVNENSQLTFTLSATDPNNDSLTFSASNMPSGAALNNSTGVFTWIPNYDQAGSYLTKFVVSDGSNVDSEYITITVNNVNREPVFSSLNSFTAEENSELEITLSATDDDSDLLVFGKDVSYGNIEGNVFTWIPEYDDQGLHTIMFSVNDGQFTVTQTAEVNVSNINRAPVLYPISDTLVEANEDITIELNAFDPDGDSLNYSNVTELPVGAALEASTGVFTWINPTELGTKALTFKVNDGVGSDTQTATIVIGNSNTPPVIDTIDTLYVNENSTLNFELSATDPDGDSLAFSWPTGLPNTASITMQSSSINVSFTPTYEEAGDYHAVFRVADSHSSYRVVDIVVSDVNRAPVMGSVADDTVAENDVLYIDLTGSDADNDELTYSTNSSFGTIRGNTFICTPDYTDAGTYDVLFTVSDGSLSNSTIATITVTDVNMPPKLNTMSAKKVDYNDTLEFYLSTEDVDSSNTLTYTCLETPSNATLDSSSGLFSWIPVASQVGTYSVSFYVTDGSAEDYETVSITVTEPSSSSSSTTSSSGSSGGGGGGSQNTGEKFENIEFKDYALKYVMKDKETVFEFDEPANNIVSISFVCKLNGGQTKTIIEMLKGTSALVTSAPSGNVYKNLNIWVGDSKFPSDVISDVIIRFKVEKSWLNSNDVDQDSIVLSRYSDGKWTLLETSFESDDGDYLYYAAKTPGFSPFAILVPDITETILSENISAVNQSLMSMGDEIVPVSSETSQDKSSSKGILLFLLACIITAVGVVGYKYRGHYEQLYLQISNPDGKRYRRLKK; encoded by the coding sequence TTGAGCAACTTAAGGAATAAGAGCATTTGCATAATCTCACTAAAAGTATTGCTACTTCTGGTTTTTATTACAGGATTGTTGATCCAGGGAGTTTCAGCAGCAAGCAATTCTCCTGTGCTTTCGGTGATCGGTGACCATTCTGTCAATGAAAACAGTCAGCTTACATTCACTCTTTCTGCAACAGATCCTAACAATGATTCTCTTACCTTTTCCGCATCAAATATGCCATCAGGTGCAGCTTTGAATAATTCCACGGGCGTGTTCACATGGATCCCCAATTATGATCAGGCAGGCAGTTACCTTACCAAATTTGTCGTTTCTGACGGTTCCAATGTGGATTCTGAATATATAACAATAACAGTGAACAATGTGAATCGTGAACCTGTATTTTCCTCTCTTAACTCATTTACGGCAGAGGAAAATAGTGAGCTGGAAATAACACTGTCAGCAACAGATGATGACAGTGACCTTCTTGTATTTGGCAAAGATGTTTCGTATGGAAATATTGAAGGCAATGTTTTCACCTGGATACCTGAATATGATGATCAGGGACTCCATACGATAATGTTCAGTGTAAATGATGGCCAGTTCACTGTGACACAAACTGCTGAAGTTAATGTTTCAAACATAAATCGTGCTCCTGTTCTCTATCCTATTAGTGATACGCTTGTTGAGGCGAATGAGGATATTACAATTGAGTTGAATGCTTTTGATCCGGATGGCGATTCCCTTAATTATTCTAACGTTACAGAGCTACCAGTCGGTGCGGCACTTGAAGCTTCAACAGGTGTTTTCACATGGATCAATCCAACAGAACTTGGCACAAAAGCATTGACTTTTAAAGTAAATGATGGTGTAGGGTCAGATACGCAGACAGCCACGATAGTGATAGGAAATTCAAATACCCCTCCTGTAATCGATACAATAGATACCCTTTATGTAAATGAGAATTCCACCTTGAATTTCGAACTGTCAGCAACAGACCCGGATGGCGATTCATTAGCATTTTCCTGGCCAACAGGATTGCCAAATACAGCATCTATAACAATGCAAAGTTCTTCTATAAATGTAAGTTTTACTCCTACATATGAAGAAGCAGGTGATTATCATGCTGTATTCAGGGTGGCAGACAGTCATTCAAGTTATAGGGTGGTGGATATAGTTGTATCTGATGTTAATCGTGCTCCTGTAATGGGTTCAGTAGCAGACGATACAGTTGCAGAGAATGATGTGCTATACATCGATCTTACAGGGTCAGACGCAGACAATGATGAATTAACTTATTCCACAAACAGTAGTTTTGGAACTATAAGAGGCAACACTTTCATCTGTACTCCGGATTACACCGATGCCGGGACTTATGATGTACTATTTACAGTTTCAGACGGCAGTTTGAGTAACAGTACAATTGCAACGATTACTGTAACAGATGTCAATATGCCTCCGAAGCTTAATACTATGAGTGCAAAAAAAGTAGATTATAATGATACTCTGGAGTTTTATTTATCCACAGAAGATGTAGATTCGAGCAACACTTTGACATATACCTGCCTTGAAACTCCTTCAAACGCCACACTGGATTCCTCCTCCGGACTGTTTAGCTGGATACCTGTTGCAAGTCAGGTAGGCACTTATTCTGTAAGTTTTTATGTAACAGATGGTAGTGCAGAAGACTATGAAACTGTATCTATAACAGTAACAGAGCCTTCCTCTTCCAGCAGTTCAACAACTTCATCATCAGGAAGTAGTGGTGGCGGTGGCGGAGGTTCCCAGAATACAGGTGAAAAGTTCGAAAATATAGAGTTCAAAGACTATGCCCTCAAATATGTAATGAAGGATAAGGAAACTGTATTTGAATTCGATGAACCTGCTAACAACATAGTCTCTATAAGTTTTGTCTGTAAACTTAATGGAGGGCAGACTAAAACCATTATTGAGATGCTGAAAGGAACTTCTGCTCTCGTAACGTCAGCACCTTCTGGTAATGTGTACAAGAACCTTAACATCTGGGTAGGAGATTCAAAGTTTCCGTCTGATGTGATTTCAGATGTAATAATCAGGTTCAAAGTGGAAAAGTCGTGGCTCAATTCTAATGATGTTGACCAGGATTCAATTGTGCTTTCCCGTTACTCAGATGGGAAGTGGACACTTCTGGAAACCTCTTTTGAAAGTGATGATGGGGATTACCTATATTATGCAGCTAAAACACCTGGTTTTTCACCATTTGCCATTCTTGTACCTGATATAACTGAAACAATCCTGAGTGAGAACATCTCTGCTGTAAACCAATCTCTTATGTCAATGGGGGATGAGATTGTTCCGGTTTCAAGTGAAACATCCCAGGATAAAAGTAGCAGCAAAGGAATTTTGTTATTTTTGCTTGCATGTATAATTACTGCTGTTGGAGTCGTGGGCTATAAATATAGAGGACACTACGAGCAATTGTATCTCCAGATAAGTAATCCTGATGGAAAAAGATACAGACGCCTGAAAAAATGA